A stretch of the Gymnogyps californianus isolate 813 chromosome 15, ASM1813914v2, whole genome shotgun sequence genome encodes the following:
- the EMP2 gene encoding epithelial membrane protein 2: MLILLAFIIVFHITSAALLFISTIDNAWWVGNNFSTDVWRMCATNTSTCMAINDQFREYQSIQAVQATMILSTIFCCVAFLVFILQLFRLKQGERFVLTSIIQLLSCLCVMIAASIYTDRHEELHKSNEYSIEVSEGQYGYSFVLAWIAFAFTLISGVMYLVLRKRK; the protein is encoded by the exons ATGTTGATTCTTCTGGCTTTCATTATTGTGTTTCACATAAcctcagcagcactgctgttcaTCTCAACTATTGACAAT gcCTGGTGggtaggaaataatttttctacagATGTCTGGAGAATGTGTGCCACAAATACTAGCACCTGTATGGCCATTAACGATCAATTCAGAG aatATCAATCAATTCAGGCTGTTCAGGCCACCATGATCCTATCTACTATTTTCTGTTGTGTggcatttctggttttcattcttCAACTCTTCCGTCTAAAGCAAGGAGAAAGATTTGTGTTAACCTCTATTATCCAGCTCCTGTCAT gtCTGTGTGTTATGATTGCAGCTTCCATTTATACAGATAGGCACGAAGAACTACACAAGAGCAATGAATATAGCATTGAAGTTTCTGAAGGCCAATATGGCTATTCCTTCGTCTTAGCCTGGATTGCATTTGCCTTTACTCTGATCAGTGGTGTTATGTACCTAGTATTAAGGAAGCGTAAATAA